One Setaria viridis chromosome 7, Setaria_viridis_v4.0, whole genome shotgun sequence genomic region harbors:
- the LOC117863821 gene encoding uncharacterized protein, giving the protein MACRALALRSLLLPDPLNRLPAAASSSAAAPPVGRAPRGSRRPHLRCCSGSGGGGGGDPGQPPQEAVLEAISKIARSKGRVALTTNMVMGGTVTDDKSDEWLVLDQKVNSYPTDRGFTAIGTGGDDFVQSMVVAVESVLQESIPKGRVSQKLSSRGKYVSVNIGPIRVVSSEQVQAVYRAMRRDNRMKYFL; this is encoded by the exons atggcgtgcCGCGCACTCGCGctccgctccctcctcctccccgacccGCTCAACcgcctcccggccgccgcctcctcctcggccgcggcTCCACCGGTGGGGAGGGCGCCCcgcggcagccgccgcccgcacctccgctgctgctccggcagcgggggaggcggcggcggggaccccGGGCAGCCGCCGCAGGAGGCCGTGCTCGAGGCCATCTCTA AGATAGCAAGGTCGAAAGGAAGGGTTGCACTCACAACAAATATGGTCATGGGTGGTACTGTGACGGATGACAAAAGTGATGAGTGGCTTGTTCTGGATCAGAAG GTAAATTCATACCCCACAGATAGAGGATTTACAGCAATTGGTACTGGAGGTGATGACTTTGTCCAGTCAATGGTAGTTGCTGTTGAATCTGTTCTTCAAGAATCCATTCCCAAG GGTCGGGTATCTCAGAAGTTATCTTCCAGAGGAAAATATGTTTCTGTAAACATTGGACCAATTCGTGTAGTTTCTAGCGAGCAG GTCCAAGCCGTGTATCGTGCCATGAGAAGAGATAACAGGATGAAGTACTTCTTATGA
- the LOC117863820 gene encoding uncharacterized protein, translating into MAARSPYFATEESFRGIRQGESPAAALRRILASPGAHQAPCCFDALAARLVEQAGFPIAFMSGFCVSAARLGLPDVGLISYGEMVDQGRLINEAVSIPVIGDGDNGYGNSMNIKRTIKGYINAGFAAIMLEDQVSPKACGHTEGRKVYPREEAIMHIKAAVDARNESGSDLVIIGRTDSRQAISLDEALARAKAFADAGADVLLIDALASVEEMKQFCAVAPGVPKMVNIIEGGKTPILSPPELAKIGYSLVIYSVSLLGASIRAMEDALDAIKDGGVPPPTIMPSFKKIKDTLGFDRYYKEDKQYQLE; encoded by the exons ATGGCCGCGCGCAGCCCCTACTTCGCCACCGAGGAGTCCTTCCGCGGCATCCGCCAGGGGgagtccccggcggcggcgctccgccgCATCCTCGCCTCGCCCGGCGCGCACCAGGCGCCGTGCTGCTTcgacgccctcgccgcgcgcctcgtCGAGCAGGCCGGCTTCCCCATCGCCTTCATGAGCG GTTTCTGTGTCTCTGCCGCGCGACTTGGCCTGCCGGACGTTGGCCTCATCTCCTACGGGGAAATGGTAGACCAAGGGCGTCTCATCAACGAAGCTGTGTCGATCCCGGTGATTGGTGATGGAGACAATGGTTACGGAAACTCTATGAACATCAAGAGAACCATCAAAGGGTATATCAATGCTGGTTTCGCTGCGATCATGCTCGAAGATCAG GTGTCGCCTAAAGCCTGTGGACACACTGAAGGAAGGAAAGTATACCCAAGGGAGGAAGCCATCATGCACATAAAAGCAGCTGTTGATGCTAGGAACGAGAGTGGCTCTGACTTGGTTATCATTGGAAGGACAGATTCCCGTCAGGCCATTTCTCTTGATGAAGCATTAGCTAGAGCAAAAGCTTTTGCTGATGCCGGTGCCGACGTTCTCTTAATTGACGCCCTTGCTTCGGTGGAAGAGATGAAGCAATTCTGCGCAGTTGCCCCGGGGGTTCCAAAGATG GTAAACATAATAGAAGGTGGTAAAACTCCCATATTGAGCCCTCCTGAACTTGCGAAAATTGGTTACAGCCTCGTAATCTATTCTGTATCCTTATTGGGCGCCTCAATCCGTGCAATGGAG GATGCTTTAGATGCAATCAAAGATGGCGGTGTACCTCCGCCTACCATCATGCCATCTTTTAAGAAGATCAAGGATACTCTAGGGTTCGACCGCTACTACAAAGAAGACAAACAATACCAACTG GAATGA